From Anomalospiza imberbis isolate Cuckoo-Finch-1a 21T00152 chromosome 6, ASM3175350v1, whole genome shotgun sequence, one genomic window encodes:
- the EXOC3L4 gene encoding exocyst complex component 3-like protein 4, which yields MELDTRSVTSEPASPLNSPGKEKMEVTSELSSSDVQSRDSGIFERGIKTMLSIRKSKRSLKKERGKEDTGTWTAKRLLQILRSYEENKPTICNSVEKAGEICEPIEAKPLSVMEINELIQKRQLLEAFASIKLMEDETISEWDSEKYSDNPQELVRKSKDVDLLYNSITNAIKSIVEGTLEDPTLQHTMLTSMVTLIALEEAAHSSTDNAACPGSDLLGRPRKWREEWREAVNESARKRVLKAPMASREEATSWLDLHLHSLQEHLREDLLKIKSSVKKCYPEEYQVCDTYVEAFHNAIASHLQELSQGPLDFHELYTLLDWVANTYQSELFLGHPELKPEVKTENLSLLLTPADWDKLKNDYIASAKGKIKSYFGNILSLEVTEKWEKEVHLEEKENLYHASLSLDIQTIIGQHVKLSGAISRSLETKMLELCMAELLEFIPRFEQEFMAWSTAQDSPIFVPYLVAYINSFHDLVSGLETAFTVNTEELQKILAALTRNFTNIFLTKLRTKTQPLLKKILTKNWILATERPDSVALAVSQFSEHLQHMREPLGQELLHEVHKYVVKEYVTQIIKPRWKMNRETRQQVSRKMSLEAAIIHSALIDQGSDADWLLPVIDHIANIIGEKKKDKIKAYVKELCLDYPDIRKEHVLAILALRGLGRTSRAAIFRQVCHAQESSDGGKGSTLFTEIDVPVICSCF from the exons ATGGAGTTAGACACAAGGAGTGTGACCTCAGAACCAGCCTCTCCACTGAACAgtccagggaaagaaaagatggAGGTCACTTCTGAACTGAGCAGCTCAGAtgtgcagagcagggacagtgggatcTTTGAAAGAGGTATTAAAACAATGTTAAGCATCCGGAAATCAAAACGAAGtctgaaaaaagagagagggaaggaagatACTGGCACCTGGACTGCAAAAAGACTTCTGCAAATACTCAGGAGCTACGAGGAAAACAAACCCACGATCTGTAATAGTGTGGAGAAGGCTGGTGAAATATGTGAGCCCATTGAAGCAAAACCTCTTTCAG TAATGGAAATCAATGAACTTATTCAGAAAAGACAACTTTTAGAAGCATTTGCAAGTATCAAGTTAATGGAAGATGAGACTATCTCTGAATGGGATTCTGAGAAATACAGCGATAACCCCCAGGAGCTTGTACGGAAATCCAAGGATGTGGATTTGCTTTACAACTCCATCACAAATGCAATCAAGTCCATAGTGGAGGGAACACTGGAGGATCCCACTTTACAGCATACCATGCTGACATCCATGGTGACTTTAATTGCCCTTGAAGAAGCAGCTCATTCCAGCACAGACAATGCTGCTTGTCCTGGGTCAGATTTGCTTGGGAGGCCCAGAAAGTGGAGGGAGGAATGGAGGGAAGCTGTCAATGAGAGTGCAAGAAAAAGAGTCCTGAAAGCACCCATGGCATCAAGGGAAGAAGCAACTTCATGGCTTGATCTCCACTTACATTCTCTCCAGGAACACCTGAGAGAAGATTTACTGAAAATCAAGTCATCAGTAAAAAAATGCTATCCAGAGGAGTACCAGGTGTGTGACACATATGTGGAAGCTTTTCACAATGCCATTGCCTCACATTTGCAAGAACTCTCCCAGGGACCACTGGACTTCCACGAGCTCTACACCTTGCTTGACTGGGTGGCCAACACCTACCAGAG TGAACTCTTTCTGGGTCATCCTGAGCTCAAACCAGAGGTTAAGACAGAAAATCTGTCCTTGCTGTTAACACCAGCTGATTGGGATAAACTGAAAAACGACTACATTGCTTCTGCAAAG GGGAAAATCAAAAGTTATTTTGGAAACATCCTGAGCCTAGAGGTCACGGAGAAGTGGGAGAAGGAAGTTCATttagaagagaaggaaaacctCTACCACGCCTCACTCTCTCTTGATATTCAAACG ATCATCGGGCAGCACGTGAAGTTATCTGGAGCTATCAGCAGAAGCCTGGAAACAAAAATGCTTGAGTTGTGCATGGCAGAGCTCCTCGAATTCATACCAAG GTTTGAGCAGGAGTTCATGGCATGGAGCACTGCCCAGGACAGCCCCATCTTTGTGCCCTATCTTGTTGCCTACATCAACAGCTTCCATGACCTGGT GTCAGGGTTGGAAACAGCGTTTACAGTCAATACTGAGGAACTGCAGAAGATTTTGGCAGCTCTGACAAGGAacttcacaaatatttttttaacaaaattaagAACAAAAACACAG CCACTCCTTAAGAAAATCCTGACCAAGAACTGGATTTTGGCGACGGAAAGGCCGGACTCTGTGGCATTGGCAGTCTCACAGTTCTCCGAGCACCTGCAGCACATGAGGGAGCCCCTGGGACAG GAGCTTCTACATGAAGTTCATAAATATGTGGTGAAGGAATATGTCACACAGATCATCAAACCCAGATGGAAAATGAACAGGGAGACACGTCAGCAAGTGAGCAGAAAGATGAGCCTGGAAGCTGCAATCATTCACAGTGCACTCATTGATCAG GGCTCTGATGCTGACTGGCTCCTCCCTGTCATAGATCACATTGCCAATATCAttggggagaagaaaaaagacaagaTCAAGGCATATGTCAAGGAGCTGTGCCTGGACTATCCAGATATCAG GAAGGAGCATGTCCTGGCCATCCTGGCACTCCGGGGGCTGGGGCGCACCAGCAGAGCGGCGATTTTTCGGCAAGTGTGCCACGCACAGGAGAGCTCCGACGGAGGGAAGGGCAGCACGCTCTTCACTGAAATTGATGTTCCAGTAATCTGCAGCTGCTTCTAA